In the Fibrobacter sp. UWB4 genome, GCTATGCGCATGGGTGTGGAAGGTATCAAGGTGCAGTGCGGTGGCCGCCTCGGTGGTGCCGAAATTGCCCGCGTTGAAAAGTATGCTGAAGGCCGCGTGCCTCTGCACACTCTTCGTGCTGACATCGACTACGCAACTGCCATCGCTAAGACCGTTTATGGTGCCATCGGTATCAAGGTGTGGATCATGCACGGTGAAAAGATCGGTAAGGACGTCATGAACGACAACAAGAGAGAGAAGTAATTATGCTGAGTCCGAAAAGAACATTGCATCGTAAGCAAATGAAAGGGCGCATGAAGGGCGTCGCCTCTCGTGGCAACTATATCGCCTTTGGCGAATTCGGTATCCAGGCTCTTGAAAAGTGCTGGCTCACCGCTCGCCAGATCGAAGCTGCTCGTATCGCCATGACTCGTAAGATCAAGCGTGGTGGTCGCGTGTGGATTCGCGTCTTCCCCGATAAGCCGATCACCCGTCACCCTGCAGAAGCCCGTATGGGTAAGGGTAAGGGCGCAGTCGAATTCTGGGCAGCCGTAATCCTCCCGGGTCGCATCCTTTTTGAAATGGGTGGTGTTGAACGCGAACTTGCCATGGAAGCTCTCCATGTCGCAATTCAGAAGCTCCCCCTTAAGTGCAAAATCATCGAAGAATCGGAGATCTAATGAAAGCACGTGAATTGAAAGAACTGGGCGTTGACCAGCTCAAGGAAAAACTGGCTCAGTTGAATCTCGATTTGTTCAATTACCGCATGACTGCGAAGCTCGGTAATTTGGAAAAACCCTCTGTGATTCAAGCTGCCCGCAAGGACATCGCCAGAATCAAGACCATCCTCAGCGAAAAGGCCAAGGCATAAGCCGGCAGGAGCAGGAAATGGAAAGAAACCTTCGTAAAGTCAAGCAGGGTATCGTCTCCTCCGACAAGATGGACAAGACGATTACGGTTGTGGTCGAAAACCGCAAGCGTCACCCGATGTACAACAAGATCATGACTACGACTAGCAAGCTCAAGGCTCACGATGAAAAGAATGAAGCCCAAGAAGGCGACCTGGTCGAAATCATGGAAACTCGTCCCCTCTCTGCAACGAAGCGCTGGCGCCTCGTCCGCATTGTGGAAAAGAAGAAGTAAACTCCTGGAGTAAGGCGAATATGATTCAAGAAGAAACCAGACTCGTCGTGGCCGATAACAGTGGTGCCAAGGAAGTCGCCTGCATCCGTGTTTTGGGTGGCACAAACCGTCGCTATGCTAGCATCGGTGATGTCATCAAGGTAGCCGTTAAGGACGCTATCCCCCAGAGCAAGGTGAAGAAGGGTTCCGTGGCCGACGCCGTCGTCGTCCGTACAGCAAAAGAAATCGCACGTCCGGATGGAACGTTCATTCGTTTCTCCGACAACGCAGTGGTTCTCATCAACAAGGATGGCGAACCGCGTGGAACCCGTATTTTTGGACCGGTGGCTCGTGAGCTCCGCGACAAGAAGTACATGAAGATCATCTCCCTCGCACCTGAGGTTCTGTAATGGCTAACATCAAGAAGAATGATAACGTCAAGGTGATTTCCGGTGCCAACAAGGGCAAGACCGGCACCGTGATCAGTGTCAAGGATGGCAAGGTGACCGTTTCTGGCGTCAACGTCTGCAAGCGTCACGAAAAGCCGTCTCAGACCAATCAGACTGGTGGCATCGTTGAAAAGGAATTGCCGATCGACATTTCCAACGTGATGCTTCTCGAAGGCAACACTCCCGTTCGTACCCGCATCGTTCGCGAAAAGGGTAAGAAGGGCGTTCGTACCAGTGTAAAAACTGGAAAGGCTGTGTAAGGTAACGCAATGAACCAGATGAAGCAATTCTATCTCGAAAAGGTCGTTCCGGCCTTGCAGCAAAAGTTTGCCTACAAGAACGTGATGCAGATTCCGCGTCTCGAAAAGATCGTGCTCAACATGGGCGTGGGCGCCGCTTCCCAGAACCGCAAGATTCTCGACGAAGCTGCTGACACTCTCACTGCTATCACCGGTCAGAAGGCTATTGTCACTAACGCTAAGAAGGCTGTCGCTAACTTCCACCTCCGTGAAGGTATCGGCATCGGTGCTAAGGTCACACTTCATGGCGACAACATGTGGGACTTCCTCTATCGTTTCATCAACATCGACCTTCCGCGTGTCCGTGACTTCCGTGGTCTCGCACGCCGTGGCTTTGATGGCATGGGTAACTTCACCCTCGGCATCAAGGAACAGACGATCTTTGTTGAAATCGACATTGACAAGATTTCCCGTACCTTCGGTATGGACATCTCTTTCGTCACCTCCGCTAAGACGGACGACGAAGGCCGTGCCCTCCTCGAAGAACTTGGACTCCCCTTCAGGAAGTAAGGTAATACCATGGCAAGCAGAAGAATGATTGAAAAATGCAAGCGTACTCCGAAGTATACCGTTCGTGGGTACAACCGTTGCAAGCGTTGCGGTAGGCCGCACGCCTTTATGCGCCGCTTTGGCCTTTGCCGTATTTGCTTCCGCGAAATGGCACTCGCCGGCGAAATCCCCGGTATCACAAAGTCGTCTTGGTAAGGAGAGTATAAAATGGCAATGACAGATACTATCGCCGATATGCTCACCCGTATCCGCAATGCCTCTACGGCAAAGCTCCCCGTGGTGGACATTCCTGCCAGCAATCTGAAGCGTGATATTGCACGTGTGTTGCAGGAAAAAGGTTTCATTAAGAAGTTCGTCGTCGTCGATGACGGTAAGCAGGGCATCCTCAAGGTCCTCCTCCGTTACACGAAGGGCGAATCCGCTATCCAGGGCCTCCAGCGCGTTTCTACGCCGGGTCTCCGTCACTACGTTGACGTGGCCAAGCTTCCGCGCGTTCGCAACGGCCTCGGCTATGCTATCATCTCCACATCTAAAGGTGTCATGACTGACCACGAAGCCCGCGAACTCAAGGTGGGTGGCGAAGTCATCGCAAAGGTATGGTAAAGATGTCCCGTATCGGTAAAGCTATTATCACTATCCCGGCTGGCGTTAAGGTTAACGTCAACGGTCAGAACATCAAGGTCGAAGGCCCGAAGGGCAAGCTCGAAACGAACGTTCACGAACTCATCTCCATCAAGCTCGATGGCGACAAGCTCTCCTTCACCCGCCCGAATGATGAAAAGTTCACCCGCGCTATGCACGGCACCACTCGCGCTCTCGTCAACAACATGGTCGAAGGCGTGACCAAGGGTTTCCAGAAGACTCTCGAAATCGTTGGCGTTGGCTACCGCGTAGAACAGAAGGGCAAGGACCTCAACTTGGTTCTCGGCTTCTCTCATCCGGTGATCTTCAAGGCTCCGGAAGGCGTTGAACTGAAGGCTGTTGATCCGCTGAAGATCACGATCTCCGGCATCGACAAGCAGAAGGTTGGCCAAGCTGCAGCAGAAATTCGCAAGTACCGTAAGCCTGAACCGTATAAGGGCAAGGGCATCAAGTACGCTGGCGAAATTGTGCGTCGCAAGCAAGGTAAGAAGACAGGTAAATAAGGGTAAACTATGACTGCAATTGCTAAAAAAAGAATCCAGTCCAGAATCGCACGCCACGAACGCGTACGCAAGTCTGTTGTCGGAACTGCAGAATGCCCTCGTTTGGCTGTTCGCCGTTCCTTGTCTCACATGATTGCCCAGATCTTTGATGACGAAAACAACAAGTCTGTCGCTCAGGTCACCACAGCTTCCAAGGAATTCCAGGGTAAGTTTGGTGAAATGACGAAGACCGAACAGGCTAAGCAGCTCGGTCTCCAGATTGCTGAACTCGCCAAGTCCAAGGGCATTGAATCCGTGGTCTTTGACCGCGGCGGTTACATCTATCACGGTCGCGTTCAGGCTCTCGCTGAGGGAGCTCGTGAAGGCGGACTCAAATTCTAGTGAGGTACACTTTGGAACGCGAAGCTCAAGTTTCTGAATTTGAAGACAAGGTTGTACACATCAACCGTTGCGCTAAGACCGTCAAGGGCGGCCGTCGCATGTCCTTCTCCGCTCTCGTTGTCGTCGGCAACAAGAACGGCAAGGTCGGTGTCGGTCTCGGCAAGGCTAAGGAAGTTTCCGAAGCTATCCGTAAGGGTACCGAAGCTGCCCAGAGAAACATCGTGGAAGTCCAGCTCCTCGATGGCACCATCCCGCACGACATCGAAGTGAAGAGCGGTTCTACCCGCATCCTCCTCATGCCGGCTGCTCCGGGTACTGGTGTTATCGCCGGTGCTGCTGCCCGTGCTGTTCTCGAACTCGCCGGTGTACGCAACATCCTCACGAAGATTCACGGTTCTTCTAACCCGAGCACTGTCGTCAGCGCTTGCTTGGAAGGCCTGCTTTCTCAGAAGAACAAACAGGACTGCGCCAAGTTGCGCGGTTTTGAAGCCTAAGGAGTAATACCTAATGAAGAAAGTTCGTATTACTTTGATCAAGGGTATCGTCCGTCGCCTTCCGGTGCACCGCGCTAACGTGGCTGCACTCGGCCTCCGCAAGATCGGACAAACTGTTGAACACAATTTGACCCCGTCCATTGCTGGCATGATCAATGCCGTGAAGGACATGGTCAAGGTCGAGGAGATCTAAGATGGAACTCAATACTCTCAATCCTGGCAAGGCTGCCAAGGGCAAGAGCCGCAAGCGCATTGGTCGTGGTCCGGGCTCTGGCTGGGGCACTACTGCTGGTCGTGGTGAAAAGGGTGCTGGTGCTCGTAAGAGCGCTAAGGCCGGTCGCGTCGCCTTCGAAGGCGGCCAGATGCCGATTCACCGTCGTATCCCGAAGCGCGGCTTCAAGCACGCTGGTGTTGAATTCCAGATCGTGAACCTGAAGAAGCTTGCCGCTGTTAGCGCTGTTGATTTCGATGCTAAGGTCCTCTTCGACCTCGGCTTCATCAAGAACGTCGAACTGCCGGTCAAGGTCCTCGCTTTTGGTTCTATCGACAAGGCTATCAACGTAAAGGTTAACGCTATCAGCGAAAAGGCAAAGGCTGCCATTGAAGCTGCTGGCGGCAAAGTTGAGATCATCTAATGGAAGCACTCAAGAAAGCCATCGATGCGTTCGTCAATGCGTTTAAGATTCCGGACCTGCGTAAGAAGATCCTTTTTACGCTTGGTCTTTTGATTGTCTATCGTATTGGCGCTCACATCTCCATCCCCGGAGTAAACGCTGCGGTTCTCGCAGAATACTTCAAAAATTCGAATAACCTGTTCGGTCTGTACGACTCGTTTACCGGCGGTGCATTTGCGAAAGCAACTGTATTTGCCCTCGGTATCATGCCGTACATTAGCGCAAGCATCATTCTCCAGTTGATGGGGTCGGTGATTCCCGCCATCCAGATGCTCCAGAAGGAGGGTCAGGAAGGCCGCGCTAAGCTGAATCAGTATACCCGATACTTCACGGTGGTCCTTTCCGCCTTGCAGGGATGGGGCATTTCTATGTGGCTTTCTAATCTCAAGGTGACGACGGCCGCCGGTACGGGCATCTCGGTCCTTTCCGAGAACTTCTCGTCCGGACTCGGTAACATCGGCTTTCGTCTCCTTGCGACGTTAACCTTCACCGTTGGTACGATCTTCTTGATGTACCTTGGCGAGCAGATTACCTCGCACGGTGTGGGTAACGGTATTTCTCTTATCATTTTCGCCGGTATCGTCGGTGGCCTTCCGCGGGCCATCTTGGCCGAATTCGAAATGTTTAATGAAGGCATCCAGCCGCTTGCGATCGAGGTCTTTATCTTGGCGCTCGTGGTTGTCATTGTCGGATTTATCGTTTTCGTCGAGCAGGCGACCCGTCGCATTCCACTCCAAAGTCCTCGCAGGACCGTCGGAAACAAGGTCTTGGGTGGTCAGGCTAGCTATTTGCCTTTCAAGGTGAACACCGCTAACGTGATTCCCGTGATCTTTGCATCTTGCATCATGTTCATTCCGGCCATGGTTGCATCTTGGTTCCCGAACGTATCTGCGATGCAGGCTTTTGCTTCTGCATTTATTCCGGGACACGTCTCCTACAGCGTAGTAGATGCCCTCCTCATCATATTCTTCACCTACTTCTACACGGCAATCCAGTACAACCCGAACGACATTGCCGAAAACCTCAAGAGAAGCGGTGGGTTTATTCCGGGAGTCCGTCCGGGTAAGCAGACAGCAGAATACATTGACCACGTTTTGACCAGAATTTCATTGCCTGGGTCTCTTTACCTCGCTTTAATCAGCGTTGTTCCCCTGCACATGAAAGACGCTCTCAATATGAGTTTCTATATTGGGGGTACCTCGGTCTTGATCGTGGTAGGTGTTGCTCTGGATACTCTTCGTCAGCTCGAAGCCCAGTTGCATACCAAGAATTATGAAGGTTTCTTGAAACGTGGCCGCATTCGCGGCAGGATGGCATCTTAGTGGCTAAAGAAGAAGGTATACAAGTAGAAGGCGTTGTGTTGGAAGCTCTTCCCAACGCTTTCTTCCGTGTTCAACTCGGAAATGGTCACGAGATTCTGGCCCATGTTTCAGGAAAAATGCGCCGGCATTTCATTAGAATCTTGCCGGACGACAAAGTGTTGGTCGAGATTTCCCCGTACGATTTAAATCGCGGGCGAATTACTTACCGTTACAAGTAATAGGTATTACAAAAGAAGGTCAAACCTATGAAAATCAAAGCCTCCATCAAACCCAGATGTGAAAACTGCAAGATCATCCGTCGTAAGGGTGTATTGCGCATCATCTGTTCGAAGAACCCCCGTCACAAGCAGAAGCAGGGATAAGGAGATCGTATGGCACGTATCGCTGGTGTCGATTTACCGAAAAACAAGACTGTTGAATACGGTCTGACGGCAATCTATGGTGTCGGTCTGTTCACCGCTAACAAGGTCTGTGCTCAGTTGGGCATTGACAAGAACAAGAAGTGTGACGACCTGACTGAAGAAGAACAAGGTAAGATTCGTCATCTTTTGGAAGATGAATACTCTGTGGAAGGTCAGCTCCGCGCAGAAGTTACCTTGAACATCAAGCGTTTGCAGGACATTGGCTGCTATCGCGGCATCCGCCACCGCAAGGGCCTCCCGGTCCGCGGTCAGCGTTCCCGCACCAACGCCCGCACACGTAAGGGCCCCAAGAAGACTGTGGCTAACAAGAAGAAGTAAGGAGTATCATCGTGGCTGAAGAAGAAATCAAGGAAACTGCTGCTGCCGCTGCTGAAGCTCCGGCTGCTGCTGAAGAAGTCAAGATCAAGAAGGGCAAGAAGCGCATTGACATCCAGGGTATCGCCTGCGTGTTCGCTTCCTTCAACAATACAATCGTTTCTATCACCGACGCTCGTGGCAACGTTGTCGCTTGGGGTTCTCCGGGTAACTCCGGTTTCAAGGGCTCCCGCAAGAGCACACCGTTTGCAGCCCAGCTCGCCGCTGAAACCGCTGCCCACAAGGCATTCGATCTCGGCATGCGCAAGGTGGACGTTCGCGTTAAGGGTGCTGGTGGCGGCCGTGAATCTGCCGTCCGCGCTCTCAAGAATGCGGGCCTCGAAGTTCTCTCTATTCGAGACGTGACGGGCATTCCGCACAATGGTTGCCGTCCTAAAAAGAAGAGAAGAATTTAATCCAAAGAGGTATCGCCAATGATGTGGAAATCACTTCAGATGCCGCGCAGCTTCCAGAAAGTGGAAACCGGCGAAGATGGCCGCTACGCCAAGTTTGTCGTAGAAGCCTTGGAACGTGGCTGGGGTATCACCCTCGGTAACGCTCTCCGTCGCGTTCTCCTCTCCTCTCTGCAGGGTGCGGCTATTGTCTCCGTGAAAATCGAAGGCGTTGACAAGGAATTTTCGACGATTCCGGGTGTTAAGGAAGATGTCACTGACATTATCCTCAACCTCAAGAGCATCCGTGTAAAGCTCCTGTCTGATCATGATGAAACCCTTCACCTGGACATGTCCGGTGATGGCGAAGTCACGGCCAAGGACTTTATGGACAATCCAAATGTCACTATCCTGACTCCGGATGTTCACATTGCGACATTGAACGGCAATGCTTCTTTGTCGATGGACGTGAAGATCTCCTGCGGTCGTGGTTATGTTGTTGCCGACGAACTTAAGGACAAGGACGCTCCGATTGGCGTTATCGCCATGGATGCGAACTTCAACCCGGTTCAGAAAGTCGCAATGCACATCAGCGATACCCGCGTTGGTCAGAAGACGGACTACAACCGTCTGGAACTTGAAATTACAACAGACGGTTCCATTGACCCGGAAGACGCTCTTGCATATGCTGCAAAGCTTCTTGTGGATCACTTGGAAATCTTCATCAACTTCGAAGGCGATCTCGAATCTCCTGAAGAACTCGAAATGGATGAAGAACGTCAGCGTATCGCTAACCTCCTCCGTATGCGCGTGGACGATCTGGAACTTTCCGTTCGCTCCAGCAACTGCCTCCGTATGGCAAACATCCATACCATTGGCGAGCTTGTTCGCAACAAGGAAAACGATATGCTCAAATACAAGAACTTCGGTAGGAAGTCCTTGGTTGAACTTAACGAGGTGTTGACGTCGATGGGCCTTTCTTTTGGCATGGACGTCGATGATTACTTGAAGGATTAAACATGAGACACGGTGTAAAAAACAAGAAACTGGGTGTTAACGCCCAACACAAGCGTGCCATCCTCCGCGCCCTCACGACTTCTATTCTCGAGAAGGGCATGGAAACGGATCAGAACAAGCGCTATGTGCGTACCACTCTCCACAAGGCAAAGCTTGTCCGTGGTGCTGTTGAACGCATGATTACCTACGCAAAGAAGGGTGACCTTTCTGCACGTCGTGAAGCTGCTCGCTTCGTGATGGACCCGAAGGTTCTCCAGGATTTGTTCAACACGATCGGTCCGCGTTATGCTAACCGCAACGGCGGTTACACTCGCGTGCTGAAGCTCGGCCCGAACCGCGCCGGCGACGCTGCTGAAATGGCTCTTATCGGTCTCGTCGAAGACGAAATCGTTGCTAAGGCTAAGAAGGCTGCTGAACCTGCCAAGGCTGACGCTGCTGTTGACATGGTCGAAGGCGAAGGCAAGTCCGCTAACTAAGATCAAAGTCGCTTTGAAAAAAGGCACGGCTTATATGCCGTGCCTTTTTTGTTTTCTAAAAAACTATTGACCAATGGCCATTGACAAATAACCAATGACTATTGACCAATAACTAATAACTTAGTTCTAACTCTTCATTTTAATTTTTGTATAATTAGGAAACTTGTTGTCCCTTTACTCAACAGTGGATGAGTTTGTAATATGCGATCTTTTATTGTCTGCATCCTCTTGATGTGCGCGTGTGTCTTTGCTTCGGAATCCATGTTTGGCAATTCCAGCAATGGCAGAAATGTCATGTTCGATGACGGTCCTTCTATGCGCGGTGCTGCATCGCTTTCGCCGGCGTTTGCAGAAATGGCGGTCGATTCCAATTACGTGCTCGGTCCGGGTGATTTTTTGGACTTGATGCTCGAGGACAAGTATCTCTCTGTTCAGATTTACCCGGACGGAAGGGTGGCTGTTGAAGAATGCGGTTCTGTTGTCGTGGGCGGAAAGACCTTTGCCGAAGCCCAGAGACTTATTCTGGACCTGGTTTCTAAGCGCTACAAGCGTGAGTTCTGCTTTGTGCAGCTTGCGGCCCTTAAAAGGTTCCGTGTGAATGTTATGGGCGCTGTAGCTGCTGTTGGACAGCATGTCGTCGATCCCCAGAACAGGCTTACCTTCTTTATCCGCACTATTGGCGGACTCTTGCCGAATGCAAACAAGGAAGATATCCAGATTATTCGCGGCAAGGATACGATCCATGTGAACTACAATAACATGACGACAAACGGTAATTTTGATGATGACATTATGCTCGAGCAGGGCGACAAGATCTTTGTTCCTTTTATCCCGATGGGTGATAATGTTACCTTGGTTTTCCCCGGATATAGGACCAGTGTCGCTTACCGTTCCGATAGGACGCTCCAGGATTACTTCGACCTTGCGGGTGCAAATAGAATGCATAACTATGGCTACAAGGCCGTGTGTGTACGTGAACCGGACAAGGAACCCC is a window encoding:
- the rplO gene encoding 50S ribosomal protein L15, giving the protein MELNTLNPGKAAKGKSRKRIGRGPGSGWGTTAGRGEKGAGARKSAKAGRVAFEGGQMPIHRRIPKRGFKHAGVEFQIVNLKKLAAVSAVDFDAKVLFDLGFIKNVELPVKVLAFGSIDKAINVKVNAISEKAKAAIEAAGGKVEII
- the secY gene encoding preprotein translocase subunit SecY; the protein is MEALKKAIDAFVNAFKIPDLRKKILFTLGLLIVYRIGAHISIPGVNAAVLAEYFKNSNNLFGLYDSFTGGAFAKATVFALGIMPYISASIILQLMGSVIPAIQMLQKEGQEGRAKLNQYTRYFTVVLSALQGWGISMWLSNLKVTTAAGTGISVLSENFSSGLGNIGFRLLATLTFTVGTIFLMYLGEQITSHGVGNGISLIIFAGIVGGLPRAILAEFEMFNEGIQPLAIEVFILALVVVIVGFIVFVEQATRRIPLQSPRRTVGNKVLGGQASYLPFKVNTANVIPVIFASCIMFIPAMVASWFPNVSAMQAFASAFIPGHVSYSVVDALLIIFFTYFYTAIQYNPNDIAENLKRSGGFIPGVRPGKQTAEYIDHVLTRISLPGSLYLALISVVPLHMKDALNMSFYIGGTSVLIVVGVALDTLRQLEAQLHTKNYEGFLKRGRIRGRMAS
- the rpmD gene encoding 50S ribosomal protein L30, whose amino-acid sequence is MKKVRITLIKGIVRRLPVHRANVAALGLRKIGQTVEHNLTPSIAGMINAVKDMVKVEEI
- the rplE gene encoding 50S ribosomal protein L5, whose product is MNQMKQFYLEKVVPALQQKFAYKNVMQIPRLEKIVLNMGVGAASQNRKILDEAADTLTAITGQKAIVTNAKKAVANFHLREGIGIGAKVTLHGDNMWDFLYRFINIDLPRVRDFRGLARRGFDGMGNFTLGIKEQTIFVEIDIDKISRTFGMDISFVTSAKTDDEGRALLEELGLPFRK
- the rplQ gene encoding 50S ribosomal protein L17; translated protein: MRHGVKNKKLGVNAQHKRAILRALTTSILEKGMETDQNKRYVRTTLHKAKLVRGAVERMITYAKKGDLSARREAARFVMDPKVLQDLFNTIGPRYANRNGGYTRVLKLGPNRAGDAAEMALIGLVEDEIVAKAKKAAEPAKADAAVDMVEGEGKSAN
- the rpsK gene encoding 30S ribosomal protein S11, with amino-acid sequence MKETAAAAAEAPAAAEEVKIKKGKKRIDIQGIACVFASFNNTIVSITDARGNVVAWGSPGNSGFKGSRKSTPFAAQLAAETAAHKAFDLGMRKVDVRVKGAGGGRESAVRALKNAGLEVLSIRDVTGIPHNGCRPKKKRRI
- the rpsH gene encoding 30S ribosomal protein S8, with the protein product MAMTDTIADMLTRIRNASTAKLPVVDIPASNLKRDIARVLQEKGFIKKFVVVDDGKQGILKVLLRYTKGESAIQGLQRVSTPGLRHYVDVAKLPRVRNGLGYAIISTSKGVMTDHEARELKVGGEVIAKVW
- a CDS encoding DNA-directed RNA polymerase subunit alpha → MMWKSLQMPRSFQKVETGEDGRYAKFVVEALERGWGITLGNALRRVLLSSLQGAAIVSVKIEGVDKEFSTIPGVKEDVTDIILNLKSIRVKLLSDHDETLHLDMSGDGEVTAKDFMDNPNVTILTPDVHIATLNGNASLSMDVKISCGRGYVVADELKDKDAPIGVIAMDANFNPVQKVAMHISDTRVGQKTDYNRLELEITTDGSIDPEDALAYAAKLLVDHLEIFINFEGDLESPEELEMDEERQRIANLLRMRVDDLELSVRSSNCLRMANIHTIGELVRNKENDMLKYKNFGRKSLVELNEVLTSMGLSFGMDVDDYLKD
- the rpsQ gene encoding 30S ribosomal protein S17 codes for the protein MERNLRKVKQGIVSSDKMDKTITVVVENRKRHPMYNKIMTTTSKLKAHDEKNEAQEGDLVEIMETRPLSATKRWRLVRIVEKKK
- the rpmC gene encoding 50S ribosomal protein L29; its protein translation is MKARELKELGVDQLKEKLAQLNLDLFNYRMTAKLGNLEKPSVIQAARKDIARIKTILSEKAKA
- the rplF gene encoding 50S ribosomal protein L6, with translation MSRIGKAIITIPAGVKVNVNGQNIKVEGPKGKLETNVHELISIKLDGDKLSFTRPNDEKFTRAMHGTTRALVNNMVEGVTKGFQKTLEIVGVGYRVEQKGKDLNLVLGFSHPVIFKAPEGVELKAVDPLKITISGIDKQKVGQAAAEIRKYRKPEPYKGKGIKYAGEIVRRKQGKKTGK
- the rplP gene encoding 50S ribosomal protein L16, with the protein product MLSPKRTLHRKQMKGRMKGVASRGNYIAFGEFGIQALEKCWLTARQIEAARIAMTRKIKRGGRVWIRVFPDKPITRHPAEARMGKGKGAVEFWAAVILPGRILFEMGGVERELAMEALHVAIQKLPLKCKIIEESEI
- a CDS encoding type Z 30S ribosomal protein S14 produces the protein MASRRMIEKCKRTPKYTVRGYNRCKRCGRPHAFMRRFGLCRICFREMALAGEIPGITKSSW
- the rpsE gene encoding 30S ribosomal protein S5, whose protein sequence is MEREAQVSEFEDKVVHINRCAKTVKGGRRMSFSALVVVGNKNGKVGVGLGKAKEVSEAIRKGTEAAQRNIVEVQLLDGTIPHDIEVKSGSTRILLMPAAPGTGVIAGAAARAVLELAGVRNILTKIHGSSNPSTVVSACLEGLLSQKNKQDCAKLRGFEA
- the rplN gene encoding 50S ribosomal protein L14, whose amino-acid sequence is MIQEETRLVVADNSGAKEVACIRVLGGTNRRYASIGDVIKVAVKDAIPQSKVKKGSVADAVVVRTAKEIARPDGTFIRFSDNAVVLINKDGEPRGTRIFGPVARELRDKKYMKIISLAPEVL
- the rpsM gene encoding 30S ribosomal protein S13, giving the protein MARIAGVDLPKNKTVEYGLTAIYGVGLFTANKVCAQLGIDKNKKCDDLTEEEQGKIRHLLEDEYSVEGQLRAEVTLNIKRLQDIGCYRGIRHRKGLPVRGQRSRTNARTRKGPKKTVANKKK
- the infA gene encoding translation initiation factor IF-1 produces the protein MAKEEGIQVEGVVLEALPNAFFRVQLGNGHEILAHVSGKMRRHFIRILPDDKVLVEISPYDLNRGRITYRYK
- the rplX gene encoding 50S ribosomal protein L24, with amino-acid sequence MANIKKNDNVKVISGANKGKTGTVISVKDGKVTVSGVNVCKRHEKPSQTNQTGGIVEKELPIDISNVMLLEGNTPVRTRIVREKGKKGVRTSVKTGKAV
- a CDS encoding polysaccharide biosynthesis/export family protein; the protein is MRSFIVCILLMCACVFASESMFGNSSNGRNVMFDDGPSMRGAASLSPAFAEMAVDSNYVLGPGDFLDLMLEDKYLSVQIYPDGRVAVEECGSVVVGGKTFAEAQRLILDLVSKRYKREFCFVQLAALKRFRVNVMGAVAAVGQHVVDPQNRLTFFIRTIGGLLPNANKEDIQIIRGKDTIHVNYNNMTTNGNFDDDIMLEQGDKIFVPFIPMGDNVTLVFPGYRTSVAYRSDRTLQDYFDLAGANRMHNYGYKAVCVREPDKEPRWITLNEMSSTTVEPNTEVEFFIKELFVYLSGAVNFLGRYTYNPTWHAIDYISSGGMNTITGNWGQVKVWRGEKPKAISINVATDQILPGDVIEIPKSHYESFKDFTLFMASLLSVVSSAFIIYVNYK
- the rplR gene encoding 50S ribosomal protein L18, with protein sequence MTAIAKKRIQSRIARHERVRKSVVGTAECPRLAVRRSLSHMIAQIFDDENNKSVAQVTTASKEFQGKFGEMTKTEQAKQLGLQIAELAKSKGIESVVFDRGGYIYHGRVQALAEGAREGGLKF
- the rpmJ gene encoding 50S ribosomal protein L36; the protein is MKIKASIKPRCENCKIIRRKGVLRIICSKNPRHKQKQG